Within Gigantopelta aegis isolate Gae_Host unplaced genomic scaffold, Gae_host_genome ctg2653_pilon_pilon, whole genome shotgun sequence, the genomic segment aatgatattattcTTAAAACAGTACAAGGTATATTATACGAAGAACCCACTCCATTAAAATCAAAGTCTAAAAGATGGAATGAACAGTTCCTGAAGAAGCAGACATCCCAATACAAACTGTAAGTGACTTACTTCTAAATGATGTTATATCAAtactatccattcatccatccattcattcattcatccatttatctataattataaatcagcaaataataatactgttaGATGACTTTAATACAATGTTTAGTGTAAGTGAGTTATTCCCTCTTTTGTTGATATTCAGGTATATACTGAACTTATTTGTAATAAGGATCACATATAGcaatttgtgacctgatttgtgaaaaaggtccattgttaaaacatctcaaaaaACAGTTTAGTATACATACAGTTGCTATATATACACAACTATTCATGGTAAATGTAGgtatacaaaactgtttttgaaGTGTTTTAACAGTTGTTCCCCTTCACAAATCatgtgacaaatgttttagacagaagtggtcccttaaTCAAGTGATATATCTTCAAATGTACTCACACACATATCAGGTTATATCCATTCTCTTAGAGTACATCTTTTGACTTCTTTGCTGAAGAATCCATTTATTGGGAACCAGGATCTGATACTTGTAGTATATATCAACAACTATCTGATAACAAATACCGGGAGATTGGTCACCAACAGATACAGTAAGAATATAattggttgattaattaattaatgttgtatATTATCAGAGTCACTAATCATCTCAATTCTGGACAGTTTGGTACTGTCAATCAAGGAGTGTGGGTTTCTCCTAATGGGCCAGTAGATGTTGCTATTAAGACACTTAATGATAAAGTCCCAGAGGAAGAAAAAGTCAAGTTCCTACAAGAGGCAGTCATTATTGGTCAATTTCATCATCCTAATATTGTCAAATTATATGGAGTTGTCACTGTTGGAAAACCAGTGAGATGCTGTCAAAAATTATACttgaataatatgttttaattagtgATGATAATTCTGGAGCTAGTATCTAATGGAGACTTAAGAGAGTATCTACAAAAATTCCAACCTTTGTAAGtttcataacaaatatataatctATTTAATTTCAATGTCATTACTTAACAGACCAGGAGAGTTAGTTCCTTCTACAGTACCTACTCTTCTACTCAGTTTTTGTCGTCAGATTGCCTCAGGCATGAAATACCtttcaaagaaatgttttgtacaCAGAGATTTGGCAGCTAGGAATATTCTAGTGACTGAACAGGGTATTTGCAAGGTATGATATAGTTGTTAATATAACAGGaatagatttattttttttgtgtacAGATTGCAGATTTTGGTATGTCCAGAGATTTACAAGATGAAAACTATTATATCTCACATGCTAAGAAAATTCCCATCAAATGGACAGCTCCTGAAGTCAGTACATTACTAATGTTATGTATCAGTTATAGTCTAAACTGTATAACTACAGGCATTACATTTCAAGCAATACTCCACTGCTAGTGATGTATGGAGTTTTGGCATAGTACTCTATGAGATATGGAGTCTAGGTCACAAACCATTTGAGAGTTATAGCAATCAAGAGGTAAAATATAAAGTAGCTAACGAGTAATGATGTGAGATCATTATAGTGTATGAGGTTAATAGATTCCGGTTATCGTCTTCCTCCTCCTTCTGGTTGCCCCAGACCTATGTATAAGATGATGATACAATGCTGGTAAGAGTGTCTGTATtatactgatactactacttgATAATGTGTGTACATCAATGACAGGCATCCAGAGACATGTAGTCGTCCTACATTTATCAAGTTGGTATCAGATCTATCTCAAGCTGATGTTAAACTCCTCAGTAGTCCACTGTCCAATGAGGACAAGATCTGTTTTCCAGAGAGTCCAGTACTGGGAGGTCCACTAGATACTGGTCATAACCTCTACATAGatttacaaaaaatgtatcaCTGTTGACATTAAAGGATTACTATTTATTCTTAAGAGTGATGTTCACAATGTTGTAATAAATGTCAGTTGTagttttaattacattaataatttttagtgtCATTTCATATTCCACTTATAATAATGTCATGTTTGTAATTCAATTAGCTAGATCACAAAAGGTTGATCTGTGCATGCATGTGGTATCCTCTAGTCTCTCTATCTCTGCTATCTGTCCATTCCCATAGCCACTCTCATAAAAAATGATATAACAATTAATGAATGGAATTGCTACCTTTTTTCATCCAAAAACAGAGAATATTTCCTTAGAAAACAGTCAAACCtgttattaatgttgaattgtttttattagcacTGGATGAGCCCAAGACTCCTTAATGATATCAAAAAATTAGCAATTAAACATTTTGTCTACTGGGGTGACATCTCTTTTAATGACCATTATTAGATATGTTCTGTATGGAAAAGCAGATTACCTGGCCCATCCTTTAATTTAGTGATCAAAAGCTTCCTCATATTGTGGGAACTCCCAACTCTCATCTATGTGTTGACCACTATAAGACTTTATTGATATCATCTAACTACAAGTCACTTTAGGTTGTGGCATTCAAGAAAATGTTATGTAATGTAAAAAGTGACCTCATCCATAACACTAACATAATTTAAACCAtccattttcaaaatgttgtaAAGTAACATTCTTCCCTGTGAGATATGTTAGAATATAGTTACTGTTGGCTCTTCTCTCCAGCTCTTTGTTTATTACTTAATCTAACACACCACTAACCTCCTGAATTATATATGTATCCTCTATTTCTCTTCCCCAACCATTCTCAATTACTTTATATGCTGATGACATCCTTCTATCTTGTCCCTACAAACTTACTCCTGACTCATCGCAATTCCAATCTAGTATAGATCTTCTATCCTCTTGGCTCCATTCCAAACacctaaccattaacccctCCAAGACCAAATACATGGTTATCTCTAGAAAATCCTCTAATTTCCCCCATTTTCCCATACTTTATCTCAATGGCTCTCCTTTAGAAAGAGTTTACTCCTTCAAATACTTGGATGTCATCCTGAACTCTCAGCTGTCTTGGTCTCATCATATTGATTATATCTGTTCCAAAACCAGAAAACTCCTTGGTTTTATTTTCCGTAATTTTTACTTTCACTCTTCTCCTTCTGCTCTACTCAAACTTTACCAGTCCCTCATCCTCCCTCATCCTCCCTCGTCCTCCCTCATCCTCCCTCATCCTCCCTCGTCCTCCCTCATCTCTTTGGGACCCTTACTAACTGAAAGACATCAAGAAAACTTGAAGATGTTCAGTCCTTTGCACTAAAGTTATGTACAAAACAATGGTCCTCTAATTGCCATTCTTTATTATATCAACTCTCCCTTCCCAAACTCACTTCTAGAAGGAAAATTTCCAAACTTCTCCTTCTCTATAAGTTcattcataatattttatttattccaaGTAATACTCTCGACTATCAAGACAGTTCCTCATCTCATCTTTGCTTTTTTTTCACCATCTAAACATTAGAATCCCCTATTCCTGAACCAATTCTTCCTTGTATTCCTTCTTCCCAAACACTTCTGCCCTATGAAACTCACTTCCACCATCTGTTAAAGACTCTAACAGCCCAACAATTTTAAGAAATTCTCTCCGTCATTTATTCAAGTAATTACCTATTATTCATATAATGTCATCATTGCTCTTTGTACTAGTCTCTGACTATTGAGCAATTTATTGTGTttctataaataattttttttaaaaatcatgtgtgtgtgaaacTTCATGCATATACCCACTATTACTCTACTCAGGAAAATAGTTATTTTAGATTTACAAATTCTTACATGTaaataacacatatatatacatgtacataaacagATGATATAGTGTacttttgtttcaatatatGTTGTGTGTCTAATTGTAAGAGCTATACAGTTTTAAATGTATTCATGTTCTAATTATAAAGTATCCTATCAtgactatatattttaaatgtcaatggaattatttgataactaaaacaaacaattaattaattaacaatgcACAAAATACTTAAACCCAAACATTTGCCTGTTCTTAAGAGATCATTTTATATAGTTGTTATATATACCACAATTAATGAAGTGCAAATAGTATACACTTGGAAAGTGGTATATTTTCAATGCATGTACAGCTGTTCACAAATGTCATCATATGCTATTTGAAAATTGTTAGACACTATATAATACTAATGTACAATGTTTTGTCTCTGTTACATGTTATTAAATTTCCGTTAAAATTATTAAGAGAAACAGAAACTAACATCTTTCTCACATGAACATTTGAATCAAAAattcagtcacacacacacacacacacacacacacaacacacacacacacacacacacacacacaccacacacacacacacacacacacacacacacacacacacacacacacacacacacacacacacacacacacacaccacacacacacacacacacacacacacacacacacacacacacgtactctCACACAATATCTTGTATCAAAATTACTGCTCTATTGTTTGAATCCAAAGTTTAATGTCACAGTTAGGTTTTAGTAATAATTCCATCATAATCTCAATGTTCTGATTTTTCTACTAGTGTGATCTTGAACTTATTTAAAATGCTACCAATAACAACTCTTTCTTCATTAAGAGCAAAGTTTTGTCCAATACAGTTTCTTGGTCCAGCTGAGAATGGTATGAAAGCATATGGATGCTGAGTTGACATCCtatctggatggaatcgaagaGGATTAAATAATTCAGGTTCATCCCAAAACAAAGCATTGTGATGAATACAATATATAGAAATACCAATCCAAGCTTCCTTAGGAATTAAATGAGAATCCAGCATAGAATCTTCTTCAAATTGCCTAAAGGATGACATAACTGGAGGATAAAGTCGTAAAGTTTCCTTAATACACCACAATGTGTACTTGAGCTCAGACAGATCTTCATATCTAAAGTGCTTCCTGTCTCCAAGGACAGCCTTGATTTCTTCTCTACACTTTTCTTGATGCTCTGGGTATTTAGCAAGACAATAGAGTGTCCATGATATAGTACTAGCAGTAGTATCATATCCTTCAAACATAAATGTATCTACTTCATATCTGATCTCTAAATCAGTAAGACCTATTCCATTATCATCTCTAGCAGTAAGAAGAACATCAAGAAAATCTATTAAATGTTTGTCACTTTTCACAGTACTCTCACCTATGTCTAAATTGACATTGTTGTTTCCTGTCAAAACTAAAGCTTGCTTACGTTCCTTAATAATATTTTCAGCAAATCCATGAACAATTTTTAAAGCCTTTTTATATCTTCTTCCTTCTTTAGTGAAGTTATAGAATAGAAAATCGCTAGCAGCTAAGAGAGGTGATATGAAACGAACAGTAACAAGTTCACTAAGTTCTTTAATAGCCTTGAAGTAAGGTGTCTCTTTTTCTTGACATTCACTCTTACAACTAAATGAACATTGTAAGAGAATATCGAGTGTCAGTTCAGATATAGTAGAGCAAACTAGAACAGGTTCATTGAGAGTTGCTTGATATAACCATTTCTTCATAAGTACATCAGTACAGTCATTGTATACCTGTATGTAAGATTTAAGAATATTAAAATGGAAGGCATTTGTTAATAGTTTGCGATTTCTAGCCCAACGACTGCCTCCAGCTATTAGTAAACCTTGCCCCAACCACGTTCAATAAAATTGTAGACTCCTTTAGCTTTTGATACCTTTAGAACATCTCTAACAATGTCTGGATGACTCACATAAACAACTGGAAGTAATGGACCAATCCAGAACTTGCTGATAGaaagtttattttcatttaaccAAGCAATCATACGTCTAAGATACTTTTCATGCTGTTCACGATTCACTTGGTGAGTATTACCATACAACCAGTGTGTTGGCATACCTGGTATTGGTTTTATCATCTTACACATCCTATAGTACCTCCATATGACTTGAGGTATATTGACCCAAACAAAGAGAACTAGTAGCAATGTAATACAAAGCGAAATCAACATGTTGTGTCAAAGTTACCACACCTCTCGTGAATtgattttagtttaatttttatcGTAATTAAATTTAGTTTCCTCTAAACAtttaatagaatttttaaagGTGACTGATAGACAAATTAAGATAATATGTAGAGCTATCGTAGAAGGTAACAAAGAGTATGTATACTTTTACTCATGTAGTTTATTTATACTTCGTTTACACTAGTACATTAACCTGGGTTAAATTTTAGCCCCTTCAATTAGAGCTAAAGTTAACCCTCAAGTACAACTGTTTACACATAAGTAGGCTAAGTACATGTCACACTACACAatgtcattattataattattaataattattgaaagAATGGAGAATTACCTGCTGGAGTTATATATGCTCAGATGTCAACgttataaaaaaagatattttagtataaaaaaaactataatgaaaagaaaagcaTTTCAGTCAATGCAACGTCAGTAATGAATTATATTTATGATGTTATTGTTGGTAGCTACGTTAGGATCTAGACTTTACATAGAAAGCTGCTATTAGCTCTGCTGTTTCTTCATTTGTCCATTTTTTGCTCTcttatctttttcttctttatctttttcttctttagcCATAATTAGGCACGTGTTCAAGTTGTGATAGGGTTAATAATTAGACTGAAGTAGGGTGGCTTAGCCTGGGCTAAACTGTTTACACTGTAAAATAAACCCGAGTCTATTTTTAGCCCAATATTTGACCTAGGAAAATATATGAGTTAAAGTTAACTCGGGATAAACACTTAACCCGGGTTAAAGTTGTGTTTACACTGCTAACTTAACTCGGAAACTAACCCAGGCTAATTTTAACCTGGGTTAATTGGTCTAGTGTAAACGCAGTATTAGTGAACTAGGCCTGATGTAGTCTAGTGTACCACACTCATTTCAAGGAGAATGGATCTGTTGACACACAATAGTAATTTTTGTAGTTTCTGATACATGAGAAGGGTCTAGCAAAGGTCACATTTGAATAAATTTCAACTGACTAATCAGATTTCACTTACCCAGATTCTGGGTAATGTATATATGTGGGCTGGAGAAAGAGTAGATATTGGTGTTAGCTCTCTGATATGTCACTTTTACAAGATAAATAAAGCTCTTTATCTAGGTGAGACTGTCTTATAACTCCATAATTCCATACATATGGTTTTAAAGTCTGTTAATTTTCAAACATAGTCAGTATTCTTTCAAAAGTGAGATCGTTGGCTGCTAGTGTATATATGGCCTTTGCTTTCAtaattaattgttgttttaccatggcctttgtcagACTCTTTCCATGCATCAGCAAAAATGAGAGTCTAGCTTGATAGACTAGAAAGtgatttgtattttaataaattttatgtatgtGAAGGACAAACAGTTACtttattgtgttatttaatgTACTATTAATGGTTAGTCTATAAAAGGAAATAATTTAGTCAGTTAGTCTATTagtgatatatatttacatacttgTTGCATCTGTCCATGCATAATTGTACTTCTTCAAACTCGCAAGCATTTCTATTGCATGTCACCAGAGTCTTCATTGTTCTTAAATGGGAGTGATGCGCGTGAGACTAGACCTATTGTTGCATGAAGGAATGTCTATCTAAGAGCAAGTTGTGctcattatattaaatattagacAGGAATGTCAATAAGATATATTCAATAGCTTGTTGAAGTTAAATTACcatatgaaataattatacTAGGTCTTCTGGATTGTTATAATTAGGCATTAGAAATTTTAGAGCATACAAGAGCTTATTATCAAAGGTAATCTTACATTCCATGCACAATTTGACTATTATATAAACTTTGTAGCACTGCACACATTCCCATGAGGCAGTAATTTTTACATCTTTTTCTCACTACACTAAGTGTGATACTACTCATAATTATCTTTAGACAATTCTTACAACTATTTAGAAAATGTTCCTATAGTTTTATAACCTTAGCATTTTGGAGGTAATTTTTTACATCTTTTCATGAACCACAAATAAAGAGTGGATTActcaaataattaaacaatttttgGTTGCATAAAATGCAAATATAGTAAACAAGATACTACATTGTAAGACAAATTTACAaggaatgaaataaataataaggaCAAGTGAGTATATATCTAGTCTCATTAAGT encodes:
- the LOC121391562 gene encoding LOW QUALITY PROTEIN: cytochrome P450 4B1-like (The sequence of the model RefSeq protein was modified relative to this genomic sequence to represent the inferred CDS: deleted 1 base in 1 codon; substituted 2 bases at 2 genomic stop codons), with amino-acid sequence MIKPIPGMPTHWLYGNTHQVNREQHEKYLRRMIAWLNENKLSISKFWIGPLLPVVYVSHPDIVRDVLKERKQALVLTGNNNVNLDIGESTVKSDKHLIDFLDVLLTARDDNGIGLTDLEIRYEVDTFMFEGYDTTASTISWTLYCLAKYPEHQEKCREEIKAVLGDRKHFRYEDLSELKYTLWCIKETLRLYPPVMSSFRQFEEDSMLDSHLIPKEAWIGISIYCIHHNALFWDEPELFNPLRFHPDRMSTQHPYAFIPFSAGPRNCIGQNFALNEERVVIGSILNKFKIHXXKNQNIEIMMELLLKPNCDIKLWIQTIEQ